Proteins encoded within one genomic window of Amorphoplanes friuliensis DSM 7358:
- the pyrH gene encoding UMP kinase produces MTMVTEQAVVVEEVPAHASERPRRVVLKLSGEVFGGGAVGVDPDVVQGIARQIATATRRGVQIAVVVGGGNFFRGAELQKRGMDRNRADYMGMLGTVMNCLALQDFLEKEGIETRVQTAITMAQVAEPYIPLRAIRHLEKGRVVIFGAGAGMPYFSTDTVTAQRALEIHADLVLMSKNGVDGVYTADPRTDPNARKIDHITFASVLQQGLRVADQAAFSLCEENGLPMLVFGAQGDDTIVRAVSGEKIGTLITI; encoded by the coding sequence ATGACGATGGTGACCGAGCAGGCTGTCGTGGTCGAAGAGGTTCCGGCGCACGCGTCCGAGCGACCCCGCAGGGTCGTGCTGAAGCTCTCCGGTGAGGTCTTCGGCGGCGGTGCGGTGGGTGTCGACCCCGATGTGGTGCAGGGCATCGCCCGGCAGATCGCCACGGCCACCCGGCGCGGCGTGCAGATCGCCGTGGTCGTCGGTGGCGGCAACTTCTTCCGCGGCGCCGAGCTGCAGAAGCGCGGCATGGACCGCAACCGTGCTGATTACATGGGCATGCTGGGCACGGTCATGAACTGCCTGGCCCTGCAGGACTTCCTCGAGAAGGAGGGCATCGAGACGCGGGTGCAGACCGCGATCACGATGGCCCAGGTGGCGGAGCCCTACATCCCGCTGCGCGCCATCCGGCACCTCGAGAAGGGCCGCGTCGTGATCTTCGGCGCCGGCGCCGGCATGCCGTACTTCTCCACCGACACGGTCACGGCGCAGCGCGCCCTGGAGATCCACGCGGACCTCGTGCTGATGAGCAAGAACGGCGTCGACGGCGTCTACACCGCCGACCCGCGGACCGACCCGAACGCCCGCAAGATCGATCACATCACCTTCGCCAGCGTGCTCCAGCAGGGCCTGCGGGTGGCCGACCAGGCCGCGTTCAGCCTCTGCGAGGAGAACGGCCTGCCGATGCTCGTCTTCGGCGCGCAGGGCGACGACACGATCGTCCGCGCCGTCAGCGGTGAGAAGATCGGCACTCTGATCACCATCTGA